The following coding sequences are from one Nilaparvata lugens isolate BPH chromosome 4, ASM1435652v1, whole genome shotgun sequence window:
- the LOC111047329 gene encoding uncharacterized protein LOC111047329 isoform X2: MRRGALENEVYVPTHKEESLNWRAIVFLPFNTYWRFLLLVFCISEFVTVVYIEVFKMTYNYQRTENLSSLLHMVDALFAIDLMFSIIHKTWLPVNKSRTCISKSIIVILVDLFSLIPFYLLIEDSFLTSEHTVSWLAILNMNRCCRIYRVFLEAFRLRQVMGLNRVVVTFLAFNAIFLTSSLILGTVWFVMGYTQMDDYGSESWLSRIGLLRLDVDNPTEMCIFSFIYALNTLNNNLTADLRTVTLWELLFEDFLKLMGFVMKHGLGIAFFISSIIGFHRHQYKIREYIDINMQYLEGYKEKEVKDYYNTFWHVWSGLQTCPLLDELPLCLQKDLLTDIYWDAIEHSNVLRNFDISIKRHISLFMKSKFLQPGDYIYRKGEIRYAFYYITHGVVEVMSHYDGVSPILTISKGSCIGSMAVGLPSKCPTDVICSTFCEVFYLTYDNLRTVLMMYPPSEGSFTLSRIVKKQTEHAKLMICLSTAYSVHDRIQDIYGVPHSGKLNWIKNRWRTLHKIGELIPSALTTDKVITKLKNEHLPIETTHTSMNLDLIVLSTKASTSASRCCLKSSCSYIMEPQNNFLKIWLHLMIVMVSLDCFIIPSNIAFGFIYIEWLIIWNQNIALLYMFDIYFQAITAVKTIDETITEPMPLLRHRLKNIFFLLEAVAAIPIGTIARLFSADGNLSPYVNIHRLLKIVHVFCFFNYKYTLIMGKRLLIDIIKYVYVSFYLTYFASCLFFVMACQLQKDGQMLCDTRSWYNWGKIVRRSFQLGEDITYYSSYFLNSLSYSLIMCLRTGVQDILPISFNDIVLCNIIIIISSNVILWIYSESIAVSILGKERRLQCRELIESINSVLTQKNIHKGLQIMLGRYIELQWISNSAIAIEKTKESKASEVISPMLKEKFDLLKRTTVCKVPFFQEMEPELLEKVIDAFSLYTVPRGFIFCRSGEHSSSFNILIKGYCNVTSMMREDVRQFPDGKQVGPDAFFPLMEILLNSQCFQTAISVTECKVATIEVFKLRELISQDMFILNDIRNASSPAEKDVDIVVSKTKYRRERIKSRNFVWLSNRERVSSSKKTSSFSAFMQYCMLPFMIEPNSPFNHVYEGYKLVRVFMSIIYFSSYYTLFCFLGDTRINIGLMFDVLAIIDVYISFNVGRYNKDGLLISSPQYYLEHAFAVDFLSCLPIYFILEDFKLEVRFYSLLSLKVLQIYRLYGYLTALRVVYDNHVIKLSMMSFVLHWTLIGCCISNGFFVHSCDVNCEGGQQIPMCRKLSWYSTNEYYSQSESVFELVLFSYIMLLTMFLGNSHNAFRVTRRSEAIIVVLIAIASSAIRVFYITKIGSLMIGGQVHLRKYSENIKLYWRFIADQGGDRAVANNIYNHFQYDHARSKGLDMRSYLDSLHPTIRMDLAFALYYRAIEILHQFVGENRSFMKLIANVLVEGYYRKGTTIINRNQLNDKIYFVSQGSIDVYDDDDQVYKSLGRGSMFGSFSISGKSRHRRTFKSRLHSNLLEVSSSAFYMLFRQYDSDKEKIFEDDANTREYFEYRSDISWSDFTEDDESVEMRDNMLHKNSHFHQWLMFVLSSLLPYLTLFPVLYSIATDHVNGKTLIIIIYVLDVISLMRIYIGMNTTFSDENTGRLITNKKTIRLNYVLDKMGLWLDVASVVPIELMVNVVTGGPVLPILRANRLLRLIMLLDYVLQHREKHYIKSWLRWQEIIIYMTVLPFTFVCFWMCFACGETDCNFKANNQWLTNLTPVEMFVITTDKVVTLLTMMPSFTYKSPVSNQECIMMIISLMIVFLLLPFAIGHFTQVYEAADFQKKLYQYKLDCMKSFLQIRDLSDSLLQALWSYSLLFWRTNHGQTYPDYVEKAPLNLKSQLLCDLYGDHLKFNALFDDCSSDFIIQLSQRLKRAVYFPGNFLIRKYDVDERMYFINSGEVDVVEFDDLHMEVDQNIHITGECFGLAQGLFDRTPHLAYYKARNTVEVLHLQKSDWEDLLDAFPQEKLKIYRNADRLDLSSID, encoded by the coding sequence AGGTATACGTGCCTACACACAAGGAGGAAAGCCTGAATTGGCGAGCGATCGTATTTCTTCCGTTCAACACCTACTGGCGTTTCCTGTTACTCGTATTCTGCATATCAGAATTTGTCACCGTAGTCTACATTGAGGTATTCAAAATGACCTACAACTACCAGAGAACCGAAAATCTGAGCAGCCTGCTCCATATGGTGGACGCACTATTCGCCATCGATCTCATGTTCTCAATAATCCATAAGACTTGGCTACCTGTCAACAAGTCCAGAACGTGCATTTCGAAGAGTATAATCGTGATACTTGTGGATTTGTTCAGTTTAATTCCGTTCTATCTGCTGATTGAGGACTCGTTCCTTACGAGCGAGCACACTGTCAGCTGGCTGGCTATCCTCAACATGAACCGATGTTGTCGTATCTACAGAGTGTTCCTCGAAGCATTCCGACTAAGACAAGTGATGGGTCTGAACCGGGTTGTGGTCACGTTCCTCGCTTTCAATGCAATCTTCCTCACCAGTTCCCTGATCCTGGGCACAGTCTGGTTTGTGATGGGTTACACTCAGATGGATGACTATGGATCGGAGTCCTGGCTGTCTAGAATCGGATTATTGCGGCTGGATGTTGACAACCCCACTGAGATGTGCATCTTCTCGTTCATCTACGCTCTCAACACTCTGAACAACAATCTGACCGCCGATTTGAGAACTGTGACACTTTGGGAACTACTCTTTGAGGATTTTTTGAAGTTGATGGGGTTTGTGATGAAGCACGGGCTGGGGATAGCTTTCTTTATTTCGAGTATCATAGGGTTCCATAGACACCAGTATAAAATTAGAGAGTATATCGATATTAATATGCAATACCTGGAGGGATACAAGGAGAAAGAAGTGAAAGATTACTATAATACTTTCTGGCATGTGTGGTCAGGTTTACAGACATGTCCGTTGCTTGACGAGCTACCTCTATGCTTACAAAAAGATCTTTTAACCGATATTTACTGGGATGCAATTGAACACTCCAATGTTCTTCGTAATTTCGATATCAGTATCAAAAGACACATCAGTCTTTTTATGAAATCGAAGTTTCTACAACCAGGTGATTACATATACAGGAAAGGGGAGATTCGTTACGCTTTTTACTACATCACACACGGTGTGGTGGAGGTGATGTCCCACTACGACGGAGTCTCTCCCATCCTCACAATCAGCAAGGGTTCGTGTATTGGAAGTATGGCGGTCGGCCTCCCCTCAAAGTGTCCAACCGATGTCATCTGTTCGACGTTTTGCGAGGTCTTCTACCTCACTTACGACAATCTGAGAACAGTTCTAATGATGTACCCTCCATCCGAAGGCTCGTTCACACTGTCCAGAATTGTCAAGAAGCAAACCGAGCATGCCAAACTGATGATTTGTTTGTCGACGGCGTACTCTGTGCATGACAGGATTCAAGACATCTATGGAGTGCCACATAGTGGCAAACTCAATTGGATCAAAAATCGATGGAGGACTCTGCACAAAATTGGAGAGCTCATTCCGAGCGCTCTCACTACAGACAAGGTGATCACCAAACTCAAGAACGAGCACCTCCCAATTGAAACCACGCACACCTCCATGAATCTGGATTTGATTGTACTCAGCACAAAAGCCTCCACTTCCGCAAGTAGATGCTGTCTCAAATCGTCCTGTTCCTACATTATGGAGCCACAAAATAATTTCTTAAAAATCTGGCTTCACTTAATGATAGTCATGGTCTCGTTAGATTGTTTTATAATCCCTTCAAACATCGCATTCGGGTTTATTTACATTGAGTGGTTGATAATCTGGAATCAAAACATTGCTCTGTTGTACATGTTTGACATCTATTTTCAAGCGATCACTGCTGTCAAAACTATCGATGAAACAATAACTGAGCCGATGCCTCTACTCAGGCATAGATTGAAGAACATATTTTTCCTGCTTGAAGCAGTGGCAGCTATACCGATCGGCACCATAGCCCGTTTGTTCTCAGCTGACGGAAATTTGTCCCCCTATGTCAACATTCATCGACTCCTAAAAATAGttcatgttttctgtttcttcaACTACAAGTACACGCTGATTATGGGGAAAAGATTGCTTATCGATATTATCAAGTATGTGTATGTGAGTTTCTATCTCACCTACTTTGCGAGCTGTCTGTTTTTTGTTATGGCTTGTCAGCTACAAAAAGATGGACAAATGCTGTGTGATACCAGGTCCTGGTATAACTGGGGTAAAATTGTGCGTCGATCATTCCAACTCGGAGAGGACATTACATACTATTCAAGCTATTTTTTGAACAGCCTTTCCTATTCACTCATCATGTGTTTGAGAACCGGCGTACAGGACATCCTCCCAATCAGTTTCAACGATATAGTACTGTgtaacattattataattatctcgTCAAATGTAATTCTGTGGATCTATTCAGAGTCGATAGCTGTGTCTATTTTGGGGAAAGAACGGCGTCTCCAGTGCCGTGAGCTGATAGAGTCCATCAACTCGGTTCTAACGCAGAAAAACATCCATAAGGGTTTACAGATTATGCTTGGTAGATATATAGAGCTTCAATGGATATCGAACTCGGCGATAGCGATTGAAAAAACAAAGGAAAGCAAAGCGAGTGAAGTTATATCGCCGATGCTGAAAGAGAAATTCGATCTCCTGAAACGAACCACGGTATGCAAAGTTCCGTTTTTTCAAGAAATGGAACCTGAACTCCTTGAGAAAGTTATAGATGCTTTCAGCTTGTACACTGTTCCAAGGGGATTTATATTTtgtcggtcaggagaacattcATCGAGttttaatattttgataaaaggGTACTGTAATGTGACTTCTATGATGCGGGAGGATGTCCGCCAGTTTCCTGACGGGAAACAGGTGGGGCCGGACGCCTTTTTCCCCCTCATGGAAATACTACTCAACAGTCAATGCTTTCAGACCGCTATCAGTGTGACAGAATGCAAAGTGGCAACTATAGAAGTGTTCAAATTGAGAGAACTCATTTCTCAAGACATGTTCATTCTAAACGACATAAGGAACGCCTCATCGCCGGCCGAGAAAGACGTGGATATCGTTGTGAGCAAAACAAAATACCGTCGAGAACGAATCAAAAGTCGAAACTTTGTTTGGCTGAGCAACCGAGAGAGAGTGAGCAGCTCTAAAAAGACTTCATCGTTTAGCGCTTTCATGCAATACTGTATGCTTCCTTTCATGATTGAGCCCAACAGTCCGTTCAATCATGTCTACGAGGGCTACAAACTAGTTCGAGTCTTCatgtcaataatatatttttcaagctACTACACACTGTTCTGTTTCCTGGGCGATACAAGGATCAATATTGGTTTGATGTTTGATGTACTCGCAATTATCGATGTCTATATTTCCTTCAATGTTGGACGTTATAATAAAGATGGCCTGTTGATTAGTTCACCACAATACTATCTGGAACACGCATTTGCAGTTGATTTCCTATCATGCCTGCCAATCTATTTCATATTGGAGGACTTTAAACTGGAGGTGAGGTTCTATTCATTACTTTCGTTGAAGGTGTTGCAAATATATCGATTGTATGGGTATTTGACGGCTCTGAGGGTGGTATACGATAATCATGTGATTAAGCTGAGTATGATGAGTTTTGTTTTGCACTGGACGTTGATTGGTTGTTGCATTTCTAACGGGTTTTTTGTGCATTCTTGCGATGTGAATTGCGAAGGAGGACAACAGATTCCAATGTGTAGAAAGCTATCCTGGTATTCAACTAATGAATATTACAGTCAGTCGGAAAGTGTTTTCGAACTAGTACTGTTCAGCTACATCATGCTATTGACCATGTTTTTGGGGAATTCTCATAATGCGTTTCGTGTGACCAGACGGTCGGAAGCTATCATTGTTGTTCTGATAGCTATAGCTTCATCTGCAATCCGTGTCTTCTATATCACGAAAATTGGGAGCTTGATGATTGGAGGTCAAGTACATTTGCGGAAATACAGTGAAAATATCAAGTTGTATTGGCGATTTATTGCTGACCAGGGCGGGGATAGGGCAGTAGCCAACAATATTTACAACCACTTCCAGTACGACCACGCGCGCTCCAAAGGCCTTGACATGAGAAGCTACCTAGACAGTTTGCACCCAACCATCCGCATGGATTTGGCATTTGCACTCTACTATAGAGCCATAGAAATCCTGCACCAGTTTGTCGGCGAGAACCGCTCCTTCATGAAACTGATCGCCAACGTGCTAGTGGAGGGCTACTACAGGAAAGGAACAACTATAATCAACAGAAACCAGTTGAACGACAAAATCTACTTCGTGTCACAAGGCTCAATCGACGTGTATGATGATGACGATCAGGTGTACAAGTCTCTAGGGAGAGGCTCAATGTTCGGTTCGTTCAGTATTTCGGGAAAATCTCGTCACCGACGCACATTCAAATCTCGTCTTCACTCCAATCTACTGGAGGTGAGCTCATCTGCGTTCTACATGCTGTTCAGACAATACGATTCCgataaagagaaaatattcGAAGATGATGCAAATACCAGAGAATATTTTGAATACAGATCGGATATCAGTTGGAGTGATTTCACAGAAGATGATGAGTCTGTAGAGATGAGGGATAACATGTTACACAAGAACAGTCACTTTCATCAGTGGTTGATGTTTGTATTGTCTTCTCTGTTGCCGTATTTGACTCTGTTCCCTGTGTTGTACTCGATCGCTACCGATCATGTCAATGGCAAAACGTTGATCATAATAATCTATGTTCTAGATGTGATATCACTGATGCGAATCTACATCGGAATGAACACTACATTCTCGGACGAGAACACAGGCCGACTGATCACTAATAAGAAGACGATCCGACTGAACTATGTGCTGGACAAGATGGGGTTGTGGCTGGATGTTGCCTCAGTGGTGCCAATTGAACTGATGGTGAATGTTGTGACAGGTGGACCAGTGCTGCCCATTCTGAGGGCCAACCGTCTCCTGCGTCTAATTATGTTGCTAGATTACGTGTTGCAACATAGGGAGAAACACTACATCAAATCGTGGCTACGCTGGCAGGAGATCATAATCTACATGACTGTTCTCCCCTTCACATTCGTCTGCTTCTGGATGTGCTTTGCTTGCGGTGAAACCGACTGTAATTTCAAGGCCAACAACCAATGGTTGACTAATCTGACCCCTGTAGAAATGTTCGTGATAACTACTGACAAGGTGGTTACATTGCTAACCATGATGCCAAGCTTCACCTACAAGAGCCCTGTCTCCAACCAGGAGTGCATAATGATGATCATATCGTTGATGATAGTTTTCCTGCTGCTTCCGTTCGCCATCGGTCATTTCACCCAGGTGTACGAAGCGGCCGACTTCCAGAAGAAGCTCTACCAGTACAAACTGGACTGTATGAAGTCGTTCCTCCAGATCCGAGACTTGTCGGATTCTCTCCTGCAGGCTCTCTGGTCCTACTCGTTGTTGTTCTGGAGGACAAACCACGGCCAAACTTATCCCGACTATGTGGAGAAAGCGCCGCTCAATTTGAAGTCGCAGCTGCTGTGTGATTTGTATGGGGATCACTTGAAGTTCAACGCTCTTTTCGACGACTGCTCCAGTGATTTCATCATACAACTCTCGCAGAGACTGAAGAGAGCCGTGTATTTTCCAGGGAACTTTCTCATACGCAAGTATGACGTGGATGAACGCATGTACTTCATCAACTCGGGAGAGGTGGATGTGGTGGAGTTCGACGACTTGCATATGGAAGTTGATCAGAATATTCATATAACCGGAGAGTGCTTTGGGCTGGCGCAAGGGCTGTTCGATAGGACACCGCATTTGGCCTACTACAAAGCGCGAAACACTGTTGAAGTGCTTCACTTGCAGAAAAGTGACTGGGAAGATCTGCTTGACGCTTTTCCTcaagaaaaactgaaaatttacaGGAATGCTGATAGATTAGATTTGTCATCCATTGACTAG